A stretch of DNA from Bacillus alveayuensis:
ATTGAGAAGAATGAAGGTCGCTTTCGCTTTTTGAGGAAGTTTATTCAGTTAAGCGCTCTTCGTTTGTAATATACTCATAAACGATATCCTCTACCATTTCATACCATTCCTCTTTAGGCTCTTTCTCTTTTTTCTCTAACACTCTTTTTATTAATCTTTCATATTCCTCCTCGCTCAAAGGGGCGAAGGAATCACACCCATATTGATGAAAAGAGCGTTGAATCATTTTCTTCATCATTTTTGTATCCATATTTCACCTCGTTAAGATTTTTTCCGATCATTCATAACGTTCACTATTATAAATTGGTTTCGTTACATTGCCAAGCATGGAAATTATTACTATTGATAGCGAACGTACATTCGTATAACATAAAAAGAAAAGCGAACATATACTCTTGTTTTGGAGGGCGCTATGATTCATTATGAGCAATTGCCGAAGCGTAATATTTTATGTATTGATATGAAAAGCTTCTATGCTAGCTGTGCCGCTGTCATATCTGGACTTGATCCCCTTCATTCGTATGTGGCTGTAGTAGGTGATAAAGAGCGGCAAGGCAGCGTTGTATTAGCTGCCTCCCCGAGATTAAAAGCGGAATTTGGTATCCAAACAGGCTCGCGATTGTTTGAAATTCCTAATGATCCGCGCATTCACATTATTCAGCCAAAGATGGAGATGTATCTTCGCATTTCAACGGAGATTACACGCCTTTTAAATCGATACGTCTCAAAGGATTGTATTCATACGTATTCCGTTGATGAAAGCTTTATCCAAGTAGATCGTGTCAAACGAATATGGGGTGATGCCGAAACGATTGCGAAGAAAATAAGGAGAGAATTAGAGCGTGAGTTTCAGCTTCCATGTGCTATTGGAATTGGTCCAAACATGCTTATGGCAAAGCTCTGTTTAGATTTAGAAGCAAAGCAGAAAGGAATAGCAAAGTGGACATATGCTGATGTAAAGGAGAAGCTATGGAAAGTTAAACCGCTTAGCAAGATGTGGGGAATTGGTCAAAGGCTTGAGAAAACGCTCAATCGGATGGGAATATTTACGGTTGGACAACTTGCTCAATATCCGCTTGAACTTCTTGAAAAGAAATTCGGCATTATGGGAAACCAGCTTTATTATCACGCTTGGGGAATTGATTTATCCGAAATAGGTGCACCGATTATGAACGGCCAAATTAGTTTTGGAAAAAGTCAAATATTGTTGCGTGATTATTCGAATCCGGAAGAAGTAAAGTGCGTCATTTTAGAGATGTGTGAAGAAGTGGCAAGGCGTGCAAGAAGAGAGAAAAAGGCGGGACGAACGATTAGCCTTGGTATTGGTTATAGCAAAGAGGAACTCGGTGGCGGTTTTTATCGTTCGAAAACGATTGACCGGCCGACGAATATTACAATGGATTTGTATCGTGTATGTTTAGAAATTTTTGAGAAATTTTATGAGCCTAAAACAGTTCGAAAAATTTCCATTGCTCTTTCTAATATTGAAAATGATGAAACGATGCAGCTTGATTTGTTTCATCCTAACCGAATGAAACAGCACCATTTAGGGTATGTCATGGATGCTATCCGTCAAAAGCATGGTTCAAAATCGTTATTACGGGCTGTTTCCTATACAAAAGCTGGAACAAGCCTTTATCGAAGCCAACTTATTGGCGGTCATAAAGCTCAGTAAAACTTAAGGTTCTTTTCTAAAAGATTGCTGCTTTACTATCGCTTTTCGACTGTCATGGACAGTCGAAAAGCTGCGAAGTTTACGAAAACAGCCAAACTTAAAAAGCGAAAGATAGTTGAAGGAGGCTTCGCTAGACAAGGGGGGATTTGTTGTGATTCGTGACCGTGGGGCGATCAAATGGACAGCTATGATGCTCCCAGAACATGTTAGGCTCTTGAGAGACTGGGTTAAAGAAGATGGTTATGAGGAAAAACCTTTACTTGATGAACAAAAGCTAGAGGAGCTTCATCAGCTCATTGACCGTTCTTTTCATGAGAAGAGTGATGTAATGTTTACTTATTATGAGCATCATACGTTCCAAGCTGTGAAAGGACGTGTGCTCGATATTGACTTTGTTCAAAGGAAAATTCACATTGAGGCAGCAGGGGGTGAAAAAAAGGTTATAAAGCTTGAAGACCTTATAGATATTCAAGAATGAAGCTGTCCCATAAGTGTCTGACCGCATGGGGCCTGTCACTTGGACAGCCCCGAAAGCTATTTGAAACCGCTTTCCTTTCTAAACACCGTTTTTGAGTCGTTTAGAAATCAAAACTAAGTGCTAAAAACCTTATTCAGCGCGAACGACAGATTGAAATTTGCCTTTATGAGATCCATCACAAAACGGCTTTTTTTCTGAAAGTCCGCAGCGGCATAAAGAGAAGGTCGGTTTCGTATCAAATTTGTTTCCTTCCATATCGATCAGTTCAACATCACCTGTTATACGAAGTGACCCATTATCCATTACTTTAATTTGCACCTTTGACATCCTTATATCCTCTCCTTTTTTTATTCTCATCATTATCGTAGTCATTTGGCTAGAAAAAAGCAAATAGCCCTTCCATAAGGGAGTGGAATGCATATGTTAAAATAACAAGTAGCCATTAAATGAGATAATCGGAAGGGAGTGTTCAAATATGAAAATTACATTTACAAATAAAGCTATTGCAAAATTATTGGAAACAGTAAATAATGAACAAGACTGCTATGTGAAGCTAAAATATGATACAGAAGGGTGCGGGTGTACAGTCAGTGGCATTGCCTCACTATGGATTGTCAAGGATATAGATGATGAAGACCTTCGTATTAAAACGAATTTTTTGCCTGTTTATGTGGAAAAATCAGAATGGATTTTTTTT
This window harbors:
- a CDS encoding hypothetical protein (product_source=COG4748; cath_funfam=1.10.630.10; cog=COG4748; pfam=PF14164; superfamily=48264); translated protein: MDTKMMKKMIQRSFHQYGCDSFAPLSEEEYERLIKRVLEKKEKEPKEEWYEMVEDIVYEYITNEERLTE
- a CDS encoding DNA polymerase V (product_source=KO:K03502; cath_funfam=1.10.150.20,3.30.1490.100,3.30.70.270; cog=COG0389; ko=KO:K03502; pfam=PF00817,PF11798,PF11799; superfamily=100879,56672) translates to MIHYEQLPKRNILCIDMKSFYASCAAVISGLDPLHSYVAVVGDKERQGSVVLAASPRLKAEFGIQTGSRLFEIPNDPRIHIIQPKMEMYLRISTEITRLLNRYVSKDCIHTYSVDESFIQVDRVKRIWGDAETIAKKIRRELEREFQLPCAIGIGPNMLMAKLCLDLEAKQKGIAKWTYADVKEKLWKVKPLSKMWGIGQRLEKTLNRMGIFTVGQLAQYPLELLEKKFGIMGNQLYYHAWGIDLSEIGAPIMNGQISFGKSQILLRDYSNPEEVKCVILEMCEEVARRARREKKAGRTISLGIGYSKEELGGGFYRSKTIDRPTNITMDLYRVCLEIFEKFYEPKTVRKISIALSNIENDETMQLDLFHPNRMKQHHLGYVMDAIRQKHGSKSLLRAVSYTKAGTSLYRSQLIGGHKAQ
- a CDS encoding hypothetical protein (product_source=Hypo-rule applied; cath_funfam=3.10.290.30; pfam=PF08863); amino-acid sequence: MIRDRGAIKWTAMMLPEHVRLLRDWVKEDGYEEKPLLDEQKLEELHQLIDRSFHEKSDVMFTYYEHHTFQAVKGRVLDIDFVQRKIHIEAAGGEKKVIKLEDLIDIQE
- a CDS encoding CDGSH-type Zn-finger protein (product_source=COG3369; cog=COG3369; pfam=PF09360; smart=SM00704) → MSKVQIKVMDNGSLRITGDVELIDMEGNKFDTKPTFSLCRCGLSEKKPFCDGSHKGKFQSVVRAE
- a CDS encoding uncharacterized protein YqkB (product_source=COG4918; cath_funfam=2.60.300.12; cog=COG4918; pfam=PF01521; superfamily=89360) → MKITFTNKAIAKLLETVNNEQDCYVKLKYDTEGCGCTVSGIASLWIVKDIDDEDLRIKTNFLPVYVEKSEWIFFDEDMKIDFHESAHTYMLISPQQVLNPRMSCVVK